In the genome of Sander vitreus isolate 19-12246 chromosome 13, sanVit1, whole genome shotgun sequence, one region contains:
- the LOC144528247 gene encoding GDNF family receptor alpha-4-like produces MQSKRTGLNSGWTTVELRRKSECDTTRAWRLMMLIGLLLNVFSHGTVPVSASLDCLVAEQGCIQEQSCMVLYRLLEYCAAEEAVSPLGPDARLECLEAQNTLQHYRPLQVCKCQRGSRREEHCLRVYWTVRFAAYDEYEVSPYKELELNLVRNIEMSRMASIMAASSLSVDGQNQCLKAAQDCGLYEKCGSLRSEYVVACTKRAAVSDNSCNRQKCHKALRRFLERVPEEYSFALLFCPCSDTLCGERRRKTIVPSCSYEENGKGEERVGKPNCLSLQNYCSKDELCRSRFADFQHNCQPSPLSASGCMRDSRAMCLKAYAGLIGTIMTPNYVSNSSTEVSQWCACDGSGNEWQGCQRILHLFSNNICLRNAISSMGISAPPPVENTPVPASQPSPHIFQERVHVSVNTLPEFNSMEDSEEEEQAEEDSEEFNIIPPYSEKDMNTESGARGSKRGAASRAVPVLTLLLLPTLILDWECWRY; encoded by the exons ATGCAGTCTAAGCGCACTGGTCTCAACTCTGGCTGGACAACTGTGGAGCTGCGACGCAAGTCCGAATGCGACACAACTCGCGCTTGGAGACT GATGATGCTCATTGGACTTCTGCTCAATGTCTTCTCTCATG GTACTGTGCCAGTATCTGCATCCTTAGACTGTCTGGTGGCAGAGCAGGGCTGCATCCAGGAGCAGTCCTGCATGGTGCTCTATAGACTGCTGGAGTACTGTGCGGCTGAGGAGGCTGTGTCACCCCTCGGCCCAGATGCCCGCTTGGAGTGCCTGGAGGCCCAAAACACCTTGCAGCATTACCGCCCCCTTCAAGTTTGCAAGTGTCAGCGTGGCTCTCGCAGAGAGGAACACTGCCTCAGGGTCTATTGGACTGTGAGATTTGCAG CATATGATGAGTATGAAGTGTCTCCATATAAAGAACTGGAGTTAAATCTGGTGAGAAACATTGAGATGTCACGTATGGCCTCCATCATGGCAG CTTCCTCTCTTTCTGTGGACGGACAAAACCAGTGTCTCAAGGCAGCGCAGGACTGTGGCCTGTATGAGAAATGTGGCTCCCTGCGGTCAGAATATGTTGTAGCCTGCACCAAGCGTGCAGCAGTCTCTGACAACAGCTGTAACCGCCAGAAATGCCACAAAGCCCTGCGGCGTTTCCTGGAGCGCGTGCCAGAGGAGTACAGCTTCGCTCTGCTCTTCTGTCCCTGCTCTGACACACTGTGTGGGGAGCGCCGGAGGAAAACCATCGTCCCGTCATGTTCCTATGAGGAGAATGGGAAAGGGGAGGAAAGAGTGGGCAAGCCCAACTGCCTCAGCCTTCAGAACTACTGCTCCAAAGACGAGCTATGTAG ATCTCGGTTCGCTGATTTCCAACACAACTGCCAGCCCTcccctctgtctgcctctggCTGTATGCGAGACAGCAGAGCCATGTGTCTGAAGGCCTACGCTGGACTTATAG GCACCATCATGACTCCAAACTATGTGAGCAACAGCAGCACAGAAGTGTCCCAGTGGTGCGCATGTGACGGCAGTGGGAACGAATGGCAGGGCTGTCAGCGTATCCTGCACTTGTTCAGCAACAATATATGTCTGC GCAATGCCATCAGCTCCATGGGAATCTCCGCACCTCCTCCTGTGGAAAACACTCCCGTGCCAGCTTCTCAGCCCTCCCCGCACATCTTCCAGGAGAGGGTCCACGTCAGTGTTAACACTCTCCCTGAATTCAACAGT ATGGAGGACagcgaggaagaggagcaggCGGAGGAAGATAGCGAAGAATTCAACATCATCCCACCATATTCTGAGAAGGACATGAACACTGAATCGGGGGCTCGAGGAAGTAAACGCGGAGCAGCTAGCCGAGCAGTACCCGTGTTAACATTACTGCTGCTGCCTACGCTCATCCTGGACTGGGAGTGTTGGAGATACTGA
- the LOC144528313 gene encoding ADP/ATP translocase 2, with protein MNETAISFAKDFLAGGISAAISKTAVAPIERVKLLLQVQHASKQITADKQYKGIMDCVVRIPKEQGFLSFWRGNLANVIRYFPTQALNFAFKDKYKKVFLDGVDKRTQFWRYFAGNLASGGAAGATSLCFVYPLDFARTRLAADVGKAGAGREFNGLGDCLAKIFKSDGLKGLYQGFNVSVQGIIIYRAAYFGIYDTAKGMLPDPKNTHILVSWMIAQSVTAVAGLTSYPFDTVRRRMMMQSGRKGADIMYSGTIDCWRKIARDEGGKAFFKGAWSNVLRGMGGAFVLVLYDELKKVM; from the exons ATGAATGAGACAGCTATTTCTTTCGCCAAGGATTTCTTGGCCGGTGGCATCTCCGCTGCTATCTCCAAAACAGCCGTCGCCCCAATCGAGAGAGTGAAGCTTCTCCTTCAG GTCCAGCATGCCAGTAAGCAGATCACCGCGGATAAGCAGTACAAGGGTATCATGGACTGCGTTGTCCGTATCCCCAAGGAGCAGGGGTTCCTTTCCTTCTGGAGAGGTAACCTTGCCAATGTCATCAGATATTTCCCCACCCAGGCCCTCAACTTCGCCTTCAAGGACAAGTACAAGAAGGTCTTCCTTGATGGTGTTGACAAGCGCACCCAGTTCTGGAGGTACTTTGCCGGTAACCTGGCCTCTGGTGGCGCCGCCGGAGCCACCTCTCTCTGCTTCGTGTACCCCCTCGACTTCGCCCGTACTCGTCTGGCTGCTGATGTGGGAAAGGCTGGCGCCGGAAGGGAGTTCAATGGTCTGGGAGACTGCCTGGCTAAGATCTTTAAGTCTGATGGCTTGAAAGGTCTGTACCAGGGCTTCAATGTGTCCGTGCAGGGAATCATCATCTACAGGGCTGCGTACTTCGGCATCTATGACACAGCAAAGG GTATGCTTCCAGACCCCAAGAACACCCACATATTGGTGAGCTGGATGATTGCACAGAGTGTGACAGCTGTTGCTGGTCTGACCTCATACCCCTTCGACACTGTCCGTAGACGTATGATGATGCAGTCCGGTCGCAAAGGAG CTGACATCATGTACAGCGGCACCATTGACTGCTGGCGTAAGATCGCGCGCGATGAGGGTGGCAAGGCGTTCTTCAAGGGAGCCTGGTCCAATGTGCTCAGAGGCATGGGCGGCGCCTTTGTGCTGGTGTTGTATGATGAGCTGAAGAAAGTCATGTAA